In Bacillus weihaiensis, the genomic stretch CCAATTTCGATATATACGCCAATTAAACAGGCTATTTGTATTAGAGTGTTGTTTTAAGCTAATGTGAAAGATAAATATTTCAGATCAACGTATAGATAAACGAACATAGCGAAAAAGACCTGAATAAAATGTCTATTGCACTTCTGTGTGCTAAGACGATAGGCTTACTATTAATAAAACAAGTTGACATACATGGTTATATCAGCATGAATTCTCAAAGCTTTCATTTGTGGGGAAAAGCTATTTCCCAGGTATGAGGTTTTTGTAACAACGAGGGGGCTCAATATGGAAGTTATAGTTGGTTTAGTCCTTCTTATATGTATCTTATTTGGAGTAGGGTATATGTTAAGAAGAAACATTTACAAAGAAGTGGATCGTCTAGAATCAAAAAAGATTGAAATTATGAATCGGTCAATTATTGACGAATTATCAAAAGTTAAAGAGTTAAAAATGATTGGCCAAGCCGAGGAACTTTTTGAGCAATGGAGAAATGAGTGGGATGAAATTATCACAACTCAGCTTCCAGAAGTTGAAGAGCACTTGTATGATGCTGAGGAATTTGCAGACAAGTATCGCTTTAAGAAATCAAAAGATGTTCTTCAATATATTGATAAGGTCCTTCACACGGTTGACGAGAATATAGATAAAATTATTGAAGAAATAAATGACTTAGTATCGAGTGAAGAAAAAAATTCGGTAGAAAGTGAAGAAATGAAAGAACAATTTAAAAAGGTAAAGAAAAACCTACTAGCGCATAGCTATCAATTTGGAAAATCGCATATGAAATTAGAGAATGAGCTAGATGAAATCTCCACGATTCTAAAAACTTTTGATGAAGAAACGGTAGAGGGGAATTATCTAGCTGCGAGAGAGGTCCTCCTTTCAGGTAAGAATCGTTTAGATGTTCTTCAACATAAAATTAATGAGATACCTAAGCTGTTAACAGAATGTAATGTAACCATTCCAAATTTAGTATCTGAGCTAGAGGATGGATACAATGAAATGATAGCGACTGGCTATTACTTAGAACATTTACAAATTGATGTGGAAATAAAGAAAATCAAAGAGAAAACGGCTTTATATCTTGGGAAGATTGAAGAAACAGAAATTGAAGATATACAAGAAGGATTACAGATTGTACAGGATGCAGTTGACTCGTTGTATGATTTATTAGAAAAAGAAGTTGATGCCAATCAATTTGTTAAACAAGCTAAAGATAAAATCGATCATCGCTTATTAGAGCTGATTGACCAAAAAGAGGCTACTTTGGAGGAAACGGAGCTAGTCAAGCAAAGCTATCAGCTTTCTGAAACAGAACTTTCCAAACAAAAAACGATTGAAAAGCAAATCAATCAAATTGAGAAAAAATTCACGCATATTCAACAAAATCTTCAAGGTGAACAAGTTGCTCATTCCGTAGTAAAAGAAGAATTGGAAGATATAAGCCAGCAAATTGTGAAGCTTTTTAAAGAGCATGATGAATATCGAGAAATGCTCCAAACGTTAAGGAAAGATGAGCTTCAAGCTAGAGAAAAGCTTTCTAAGCTTAAAAAAATGCTCCACGATACGATGAGAGCTGTACAGCAGAGTAATATACCGGGGCTCCCTATTGAATTTGGTCAATTAATTGATCAAGCTAAGGAAGATGTAATGAGAGCTTCTTCAAAACTTGATGAGATACCACTCAACATGGTCATCGTTAATCAATTATTAGATGATGCTGTTCATTCTGTTGAAGAATTAACACAGTACGGTCAAGAATTGATTGAACAAGTGTATCTTATTGAACAGGTTATTCAATACGGCAACAGATATCGCAGTCGAAATGACCAGTTAAACCTGAAATTTAAGGAAGCTGAAAAACACTTTAGGGATTATCAATACGGTACGTCATTAGAAGTTGCTGCTGCAGCATTAGAGCAAGTAGAGCCTGGGTCCCTTGAGAAGATTCAGAGCCTTATAATTGTAGAGGATAAATAATCATAAATTAAGGGTGAGAATGAGAGTTATAGCTGAAACAGGAGCTGTTAAAACTCGATTTTCATCCTTTTTATGCGTCTAGAAATGGATCAATACCTGCTGTAACTCATATAGGTTTGAGAATTAACCCCTTAGTAGGGAGAAGGTCACAGCAATACGCTCAGTATGGAGCCACTACATGGTAACTGGAGTGAACAATTCCCTAATTGGTTAGTTCATTGATAGACCGGGAATTTCCACTTGAGTCTAGTTTGTTAGCTTTCTCCTTCTTATAGGATATTTTTCTTTCAAACCTTGATATGGTATGATTACTTTTGGAATTTTTTCGAAAACGACATCCTGCCGAAAGGCTTTAAACGTTCTGCATGGGTTATGTTGGATGTTGATAAGTAAGATCATTTCTCATAGGCAGAATGGGGGGAGACACGATGATATATTTGGATAATAGTGCTACAACAAAGCCTTATGAAGAAGTACTTTCTACATATATAAAGGTAAGTCAAGATTTTTATGCGAATCCTAGTTCTTTACATAAAAAAGGGAGCGAGGCAGAAGCATTACTTACCCAATCAAGAAAACAGGTTGCCACTTTACTCGGTGTTCAACAAAACGAAATCATCTTCACTTCAGGTGGGACAGAAGGGAATAACCTAGCGATTAAGGGTGCGGCTTTAGCTAATAAGCAAAAAGGGAACCATATAATGACCACTACAATTGAACACCCTTCAGTTTTAGAGGCTTTTAAACAGCTTCAAAGCAATTTTGGCTTTGAGGTTACCTATTTACCTGTCGATTCGAATGGGTTTGTATCTATAGAAGATGTAAAACGTGAGATGAGAGAAGATACAATCTTACTA encodes the following:
- the ezrA gene encoding septation ring formation regulator EzrA; its protein translation is MEVIVGLVLLICILFGVGYMLRRNIYKEVDRLESKKIEIMNRSIIDELSKVKELKMIGQAEELFEQWRNEWDEIITTQLPEVEEHLYDAEEFADKYRFKKSKDVLQYIDKVLHTVDENIDKIIEEINDLVSSEEKNSVESEEMKEQFKKVKKNLLAHSYQFGKSHMKLENELDEISTILKTFDEETVEGNYLAAREVLLSGKNRLDVLQHKINEIPKLLTECNVTIPNLVSELEDGYNEMIATGYYLEHLQIDVEIKKIKEKTALYLGKIEETEIEDIQEGLQIVQDAVDSLYDLLEKEVDANQFVKQAKDKIDHRLLELIDQKEATLEETELVKQSYQLSETELSKQKTIEKQINQIEKKFTHIQQNLQGEQVAHSVVKEELEDISQQIVKLFKEHDEYREMLQTLRKDELQAREKLSKLKKMLHDTMRAVQQSNIPGLPIEFGQLIDQAKEDVMRASSKLDEIPLNMVIVNQLLDDAVHSVEELTQYGQELIEQVYLIEQVIQYGNRYRSRNDQLNLKFKEAEKHFRDYQYGTSLEVAAAALEQVEPGSLEKIQSLIIVEDK